A segment of the Cohnella algarum genome:
GGATGCGCGACTGGATCGGGCAGCTCGGGGACGGCGCATTCGCCATCGGCGAAGTGGGGCTGCCTTACTATTTGCGGACGGAAGCGGAAACGTCGGGCCGTTCGTTCGACGAGGCTCCCTATATCGTTCAGCTCGAAGCCTTCGTCCGGCTGGCGGCGGAGCTGGACCGCCCGATCGCGCTTCATGCCGTTTACGAAGACGCCGACAAGGCGCTCGAGCTGCTGGAGCGCCACCGGGTGCGGCGCGCGCATTTCCACTGGTTCAAAGGCGGGCCGGAAACGATAAACCGCATCGTCGCGCGCCGGTACATGATCTCGATCGCGCCGGACGTGCTGTACGAGCCGGAAATCCGCGAGCTCGCGGCGCGCGTGCCGCTTGCGCAGCTCATGACCGAAACGGACGGGCCCTGGCCGTTCGAAGGACCGTTCGCGGGCAAGGAAACCGTGCCGGAAATGGTGCTGGACGTCGTCCGCGAGATCGCCTCGCTGCGCGGTTCGGACGAAGCGGAGACGGCGGCGGTTCTGCGCGCGAATGCGCGAAGATTTTACGGGATCGGGTGAAATGAACAATTTTTTGATCGAAACCTGATTGAAATTTGATCATTTGTCTATTAGAATGATAGCAACGATGGATTTCCCGGTATAAGGAGAAACTTGATGCCAAATTCCAGACAGGAACAATTGATTCGCTGTCTCGGCGAGAAATCGCCGCTGTCGGTGGAGGAGCTGTCCGTCCTGCTTTCGGTTTCGGAAGCGACGGTCCGGCGGGATCTCGTCGAGCTTGAAGACAAAGGCCTGATCGTCCGCCAGCGCGGCGGCGCTTCCTTGCCCGGATTGGGCGTCGAGCCGCTGTTCAACCAACGTCAAAAGCTCAATCGGGATTGGAAGAGGAAGATCGCCCAGCACGCCGCCGAGCAAATAGCGGAAGGCGAAGTCATCGCGCTTGATGTCGGAACGACGACGGCCGAGCTTGCCAAGGAACTGCTCAAAAAGGCCAACCTCACCATTTTCACGTACTCGCTGCAGGTGGCGAGTATTTTGTCCCGAAGCCGCCATAAGGTGTATATCGTCGGCGGGCATTTTCGCATGTCGGAAATGTCGATGGTCGGCTCCATCGCGCTGAGCACGATCAAGCAATTCAACTTCGACCGGTTTTACCTCGGGCTTGCGGGCTTGTCCAAATTCCAGGGCCCGACCGATTTCAGCCTCGAGGAAGTAGAAATCAAACGCGCCCTTATCGAACGTTCCAAGCAGGTGATCGCGCTGGCGGATCCTTCGAAATTCGGCGTTTCCTCCTTGGTCAAGGTATGCGAATTCGATGAAATCGACGAGATCGTGACGGAGGAGAGCGGGCGCAAGGCGGCGGAAGAGCTGGAATTCGCGGGCAAAATAACGATCGTATAGCGCGTGGCGGTTATGCGGAAAGAGCGGGAGCGGCGTTCCCGTTCTTTTTTTGCATGTCAACATTGTTGAATTTCTGCCCCTCGCCATCCGCCCAGGGGCGATTCGGAGAATCGGTTCCGGCTTTCAATTTATATGTAATAAAACATGACGCTATAAAAGTGAATGTTTGTTCCAGAAACCCGCCTCATTTTGCAATTATGCCCACATTTGTGCATGAAACTATGGTTTTTTCGTTCGGTTCAAGGTGATTTTTGATTTTTTTTGATTGAAACATGATTTTTTGTTGACAGTATTTGATCGAAATATTATATTTAACTTACGGAACGAGAAAAGGGTTATGTGATTTATGTGTAATGTAAGATGACATCATTTCTTCGTTTGCCGCCTGCTCCGGACCGGACCTTCCGTCCGGCAACGCCGAACGCATCATACTTGCAGAGGAGGAGTCGATATGGCCGTCACATCGACCGAAGGAGTGCCGGAACAAAAGCGAAGCAAGCCGATGCCGTTCCCCGTGATCGACACGGACGTGCACGAGCGTTTCGCTTCCGTCGAGGAATTGCTTCCTTATATGAAGGAGCCGTTCTTAAGCTACATGAAGCATTGGACCGGATGGGGAGAACTCAAATATACGCATCCGATCGGCGGCTCCAGGCTGGATTCGCTGCTGCCCAACGGCAACGTGCCGGGTTCCGACTACGATGTGCTCCGGGAGCAGCTGTTGGACGAGTACGACATTCAGTACGCGATCTTGACCGGGCTGTTTTATCCGGCGACGATGGAGGCCCAATTCGAGCTGGCCGGGGCGCTAGCCGCCGCCTATAACGAATGGGTGGTCGACAACTGGCTGGGCAAGGACGACCGGTTTCTCGGATCGATTCACGTCGCGCCGCAAATTCCGGAGCTCGCGGTCCGGGAAATCGAAAAATGGGGCGATCATCCGAAAATGGTGCAGGTGCTGCTGCCGATCGGCAACGTCGCGCTCGGGGATCCCTACTATCACGCGATCTATGAAGCCGCCCAGCGGAAAAACCTCGTCATCGGCATGCACCAGGGCAACTCGGTCACTTCCTGCTTCGGACAGCCCCGCTACTATGTCGAATGGCATACGCTTCTTTCCCAGGCGTTCATGGCCACCGCGGTCAACCTCATCCTGAACGGCGTGTTCGACAAGTACCCCGGAACGCGCGTCGCCATGATCGAAGGCGGATTTTCCTGGGTGCCGTCGCTCATGTGGCGCATGGACCACAATTACAAATCGCTCCGCGTCGAAGTGCCGTGGGTCAAACGGCTGCCGAGCGAATATATCAAGGATCACTTCCGCTTCGCCACCCAGCCGATCGAGGATCCGAACCCGCAGTTCATGCTGCGGATGGTCGAAATGATGGAGAGCGACGAGCTGCTCATGTTCTCCACCGACTACCCCCACTGGGACTTCGATTCGCCGCTGCGCAGTCTTCCGACGACTTTTTCCAACGAACTGAAACGCAAAATCTTTTACGACAACGCCAAAAATTTCTACAAGCTGCCGGACAGGCCGAACGCTGCGAGGTGACGTTGACATGAGACAAGTGGTTTGCAAGGCCGACGAAATGGCTTGCGGCGAAAAACGGGCCGTCCAGATCGGCACGCGCTCGCTCGTGCTCGTCCGGACGAACGACGGGGACTATTGCGCGCTGCTCAACGCCTGCCCTCATCAGGGGGCGAGGCTGTCGGATGGCGACCTGACCGGAACGACGCTGCCTTCCTCCGTCGGGGAGTACGTGTTCGGCCGGGAAAGCGAAGTGCTGCGGTGTCCCTGGCACCGCTGGGAATTCGACGTCAAAAGCGGCAACACGCTGTTTCCGGACAGGCGGGCTTGCGTTAAGCGGTACGAGGTGACGATCGAAGAAGGAGACGTCGTCATTCATTACTAATACGTCTCGCAGAAGGGAGCGGGGAGAGGATGGCTATGGCTGCGGAACAACTCGGGAAGGTGGCCCGGTCCGAAGCGTGGGCGCTCGAATTCAAGGACGTGGGCAAAACGTATCAACGTCACACCGGCGAAAAGGTTGCGGTCGTGCGCGACGTCAACCTGAAGCTCGAGAAAGGGGGCTTCCTCTGCTTGCTCGGCCCGAGCGGCTGCGGCAAAACGACGCTGCTGAATCTCGTCGCCGGCTTCGAGGGAGCGACCGCGGGGGAAATTCTCGTGAACGGCAAAGCCGTCAAAGGGCCCGGGCCGGAGCGGGGCGTCGTGTTCCAGAACGATCTGGCGCTGTTTCCGTGGCTGACGGTCGAAGAGAATATCGCCTACGGCCTGAAAATCAAAGGCGTGCCGAAACGGGAACGCCGGGAGCAGGCGCTCGCGTGGATGAAGCAGGTCGGGCTCGAGCAACACGGGAAAAAGTATCCGAGCGAGCTTTCCGGCGGGATGAAGCAGCGGGTGCAGATCGCGCGGGTGCTCGCGAACGATCCGGACATTTTGCTGATGGATGAGCCCTTTGCCGCGCTCGACGCGCAGACGCGCACGCACCTGCAGCTGGAGCTGTCCTCGATTTGCCGGCGGTCCGGCAAGACGGTCCTGTTCATCACCCACGACATTCAGGAGGCGCTGCTGCTGGCGGACCGGATCGTCGTCATGGCGCGGGCGCCGCAGGAGAACATCAAGGCGGACTTCAAGGTCGATTTGCCTTACCCAAGGGAGCGGATGAACGAGCAGTTCGCGGATTTGTACAACCGGCTGCTCGACGAGATCGACAATCCGTTCAAGGCGCAGACGGCCCCGCAGCTTGCGATAGCGGGAAAAACGTCCGGCGAAAAGGACTGAAACGATGAACGTTCGAGCGTTATGGCGCAACAAAAGTTGGACGGCGGGCCTGATCGGCTGCCTGATCTTCGCCCTGCTGTGGCAAATCGCGGCGATGGCGTCGGGACCGGATTTTTTGCCCGCTCCCGCCCGGGTGATCGGCACGTTTATCGAAATGCTGGGCACGAGGGAGTTTCTCCTTACCGTTCTCGCGAGCTACGAGCGGGTTTTCGCCGGCTGGGCGATCGGCGGCTTGCTCGGCGTCGTTCTCGGCATCCTGATGGGCCGCTACAAGCCGCTTAGTCAATTTTTTTACTCGCCGATTCAGTTTTTCCGGGTCATTCCGTCGGTCGCGCTCGTTCCGATTCTTGTCATCTGGCTCGGCATCGGCGAAGCGATCAAAATCATCATCATCGCCTACGGCGTGCTGTTGGTCGTGGCCGTCAGCATTTCGGACGCGGTGCACCGGGTGTCCGCCTCGCGCCTTAGGGCGGCGCAGTCGATGGGAGCGGGTCCGCTCAGGCTGTTCTGGGGCGTGCTCATCCCGTCCGTCATGCCGGAAATTTTGAAGGGGGTGCGGGGCGCGCTGGCCTTCGCCTTCATGAGCATCGTCGGCATCGAGATGCTCGCGGCGCAAAACGGGATCGGCCAGCTCATCTGGAACGCGCGGGTGCTGCACGAGACGGAAACCGCCCTGTCGGGCATTCTGGCCCTCGGATTAATGGGGATAACGGCCGATTTTGCCGTTCGAACGGTGTTCCGGTTAACGGCTCGCCGGTTCATGCTGCGGGGGTGACTTGACATGATCCGATCACAGAAGACGTATATGAAATGGATTCTCGGCCTATTGCCGTTCGCGCTCGCGCTTGCCATCTGGTATGCCCTGTCGGCGTCGGGGGCGGTGCTGGAGCTGTTCCTGCCAAGCCCGGCCCAAACCTGGGACACCTTCGTCGCCCTGCTTCGCGACGGAACGCTGATCGAAAGCGTCGGCGTGAGCCTGCGAAGGCTCGTCGTCGGCTGGCTGATCGGCGTGCTTGCCGCCACGCTGGTCGGGTGGGCGCTCGGCATGTTCGATTGGGCGCGCCGCGCGGTACAGCCGCTGCTTTTTCCGCTTCGTTTTATCGAACCGGTCGCCTGGCTGAGCATGGTCATTCTCTGGTTCGGCACCGGCGAAACCTCCAAAATCCTGCTGCTCGCCTATTCTTCCTTTTTCGGTTCTTTTCTGTATATATTAACCACCGTTTCCAATATTGATGAAACCAAACTGCGAGCATCGCGCTCCCTCGGAGCCAACCGCCGGCAGCTGTTTACGAGCGTCATCGTGCCGTCCACCATACCCGGCATTCTGTCCGGAGCCCGGGTCGGCATGGGTTACAGCTTCCTGACGATCGTTACGGCCGAGATGGTCAATTCCACGTCCGGAGTCGGGTACATCATCGCCTACGGCAGCGTCTACATGCAGGCGGACCGGATTTTCGTCGGAACGATTGTGGTCGGGCTGATGGGCATCGCCGTCGATTGGCTGTTCCACCGCACGACGCGCAGGTTTGGCCGAAAGTATTTTCTGGACCACATTTAACAAGGTTTCAACAAAATATAAATCTTGAAAAGGTGGAGAGGTCAACATGAAATTCGGAAAATTCGGTCTAATCGTTTCGCTTGTCGCCGCCATGTCGCTTGTCGCCGCATGCGGAAGCAATTCGGGAAGCGGCGGGGGGGCCGCCTCCGGTTCCCCGTCCGGAGAGGCGTCCGCAAGCGCCGCGCCGGCGGAAAGCGCGAAGCTCGTCATCGCCCGGGAATCGGGCGCCTCGTCCGGGCTGCTGTTCATTGCGGACAAAAAGGGCT
Coding sequences within it:
- a CDS encoding DeoR/GlpR family DNA-binding transcription regulator, with product MPNSRQEQLIRCLGEKSPLSVEELSVLLSVSEATVRRDLVELEDKGLIVRQRGGASLPGLGVEPLFNQRQKLNRDWKRKIAQHAAEQIAEGEVIALDVGTTTAELAKELLKKANLTIFTYSLQVASILSRSRHKVYIVGGHFRMSEMSMVGSIALSTIKQFNFDRFYLGLAGLSKFQGPTDFSLEEVEIKRALIERSKQVIALADPSKFGVSSLVKVCEFDEIDEIVTEESGRKAAEELEFAGKITIV
- a CDS encoding Rieske (2Fe-2S) protein; translation: MRQVVCKADEMACGEKRAVQIGTRSLVLVRTNDGDYCALLNACPHQGARLSDGDLTGTTLPSSVGEYVFGRESEVLRCPWHRWEFDVKSGNTLFPDRRACVKRYEVTIEEGDVVIHY
- a CDS encoding ABC transporter ATP-binding protein produces the protein MAAEQLGKVARSEAWALEFKDVGKTYQRHTGEKVAVVRDVNLKLEKGGFLCLLGPSGCGKTTLLNLVAGFEGATAGEILVNGKAVKGPGPERGVVFQNDLALFPWLTVEENIAYGLKIKGVPKRERREQALAWMKQVGLEQHGKKYPSELSGGMKQRVQIARVLANDPDILLMDEPFAALDAQTRTHLQLELSSICRRSGKTVLFITHDIQEALLLADRIVVMARAPQENIKADFKVDLPYPRERMNEQFADLYNRLLDEIDNPFKAQTAPQLAIAGKTSGEKD
- a CDS encoding ABC transporter permease — its product is MIRSQKTYMKWILGLLPFALALAIWYALSASGAVLELFLPSPAQTWDTFVALLRDGTLIESVGVSLRRLVVGWLIGVLAATLVGWALGMFDWARRAVQPLLFPLRFIEPVAWLSMVILWFGTGETSKILLLAYSSFFGSFLYILTTVSNIDETKLRASRSLGANRRQLFTSVIVPSTIPGILSGARVGMGYSFLTIVTAEMVNSTSGVGYIIAYGSVYMQADRIFVGTIVVGLMGIAVDWLFHRTTRRFGRKYFLDHI
- a CDS encoding amidohydrolase family protein; the protein is MAVTSTEGVPEQKRSKPMPFPVIDTDVHERFASVEELLPYMKEPFLSYMKHWTGWGELKYTHPIGGSRLDSLLPNGNVPGSDYDVLREQLLDEYDIQYAILTGLFYPATMEAQFELAGALAAAYNEWVVDNWLGKDDRFLGSIHVAPQIPELAVREIEKWGDHPKMVQVLLPIGNVALGDPYYHAIYEAAQRKNLVIGMHQGNSVTSCFGQPRYYVEWHTLLSQAFMATAVNLILNGVFDKYPGTRVAMIEGGFSWVPSLMWRMDHNYKSLRVEVPWVKRLPSEYIKDHFRFATQPIEDPNPQFMLRMVEMMESDELLMFSTDYPHWDFDSPLRSLPTTFSNELKRKIFYDNAKNFYKLPDRPNAAR
- a CDS encoding TatD family hydrolase translates to MAVDAHIHLDSYPPDRREQLLNRAFASGVEGLVAVSMGFRSFAVVREWAARFPGRILPAYGHHPEQPPLAEEELARMRDWIGQLGDGAFAIGEVGLPYYLRTEAETSGRSFDEAPYIVQLEAFVRLAAELDRPIALHAVYEDADKALELLERHRVRRAHFHWFKGGPETINRIVARRYMISIAPDVLYEPEIRELAARVPLAQLMTETDGPWPFEGPFAGKETVPEMVLDVVREIASLRGSDEAETAAVLRANARRFYGIG
- a CDS encoding ABC transporter permease, which encodes MNVRALWRNKSWTAGLIGCLIFALLWQIAAMASGPDFLPAPARVIGTFIEMLGTREFLLTVLASYERVFAGWAIGGLLGVVLGILMGRYKPLSQFFYSPIQFFRVIPSVALVPILVIWLGIGEAIKIIIIAYGVLLVVAVSISDAVHRVSASRLRAAQSMGAGPLRLFWGVLIPSVMPEILKGVRGALAFAFMSIVGIEMLAAQNGIGQLIWNARVLHETETALSGILALGLMGITADFAVRTVFRLTARRFMLRG